The Cognaticolwellia beringensis genome segment AGCATGGCTGACTTCTTGCTGCCACTTGCGCGTATTTCAGCCATGGTAATGTCAATGATAGGCCTAGGTGCAAAAGCCATTCCTGGGCGAGTAAAACTGTTTTTTTGTTTAGCGATAACTGTGGCCGTTATGCCAGCGCTACCACCCGCTCGTGTTGATAATCTGTTTTCATTAGCGACAGCGTTGCTGATTGGCGAGCAAATGATTATTGGCATTATGCTCGGTTTTGTCACGGTAATGGTAGTCAATACTTTTACCTTAGCGGGGCAAATTATCGCTATGCAAACCGGTTTAGGTTTCGCATCATTGGTTGACCCTGCTAGTGGAACCAGCGTGCCAGCGGTAGGTCAATTCTTTCTAATTTTATCGTCATTGTTGTTTTGGGCGATGGATGGTCATTTAGCTTATTTGCAGTTTGTTGTCGCCAGTTTTGACACCATTCCTATTCCCGCTCCTGAATTTTCCAGTATCAAGTTTAAAGAGATTGCCGAGTGGGGAGGCTGGATGTTTGCTACCGCATTATCACTCGCTATTGCGCCTTTAACGGCGATGCTATTGATTAACTTTTCATTCGGCATCATGACGCGAGCAGCACCGCAATTAAATATTTTTGCTATCGGCTTTCCCATTACCATGTGTGCCGGACTGTTAATTATGTGGTTAACCATGGGCAATTTTTATAGTCACTTTGTAATGCAATGGCAACGCGCCTTAGATTTTAGTTGTTATCTTATTGATTGCGGAGCAGCACCCTAATGGCAGAGTCTGACAGTGGTGAAAAAACCGAAGAACCGACGGCAAAAAAACTTTCTGACGCGAGAAAAAAAGGCCAAATTGCGCGCTCGAAAGACTTAGGCACTATGTTTGTTTTAGTCGGTGCAGCCCTCGCTATAATGCTGCTGGGGAGTTCCTTAGTTGAAGGTTTATCTACAATGATGACCCGTCTTTTTAGCTTAAATCGTAGAGAAACCATGGATGTGCATGCTCTATATCAAGTGGCTAGCGATGGGGTAAGCGCGATAATGGTGCCATTTCTTTGGATACACATTATCATCGTTTTTGCCGCATTAATTGGCAATATGATACTGGGTGGTATCAGTTTTTCTTGGCAAGCTATGGCACCAAAAGCCAGCAAACTTTCGCCGATGGCAGGTTTTAAACGTATGTTTGGCGTGCAGGCTTATGTTGAACTAATAAAGTCGATTCTAAAGTTTTTTGTGGTTTTTATTTCAGCTTATTTGTTATTGAGCAGCTTGTTCGGTCAAATTGTGAATTTAAGTACTGAAAATATCCCGAATAACTTTTCTCATGCGGTGTCACTACTGATGTGGATGTTTTTGGCGTTAGCACTTTCCATTGGTATTATTGTGGTTATTGATGCGCCATATCAAGTGTGGAATCATAATCGTCAATTGAAAATGAGCAAGCAAGAAATCAAAGACGAAATGAAAAACTCAGAAGGTAGCCCCGAAACCAAAGGTCGCGTAAGAAGGGCACAATATGAGATGTCACAACGGCGCATGATGCAAGACGTGCCTCAATCTGACGTAGTGATCACCAACCCGACACATTACTCCGTGGCGCTTAAATATGATGCCGAAGTCGGCGGAGCTCCAGTATTGGTGGCTAAAGGTATCGATGAAATGGCTTTACACATTCGCACCATCGCCAAAGAGCACAATATTGAGATTGTAGCATCACCCGCATTAGCGAGATCTCTCTATTACACTGCAGAGCCCAATGAAGAAATTCCAGAACAATTGTTCGCCGCTGTAGCGCAAATTCTGGCCTTTATTTTTCAGCTTAATGCTCACAAAAAAGGTAAAGCGCGACGACCTAAAGCCGTAGCCAAAAACCTACCTATCCCGGATGAATTTCGATATTAACGAATTTTAGTTTTTAGATTTTAGTTTTAAGCTGTCAGCTATCAATTAAAGAGAGTTAGAAGCTTCTAACTGATAGCTATCCCCTTCTTAAATCTTAATAGCTGCAACATAAAAGTAGGGTCAGATACACTTTAATTAGGTTGCTAATAGCCAGTGTTCATTAACACTGCCCCCATTGGGCTAAGCGGTTGCAATTTAATGTGTATCTGACCCTACTTATTTTGACCCTACTTATTTTAAGCTGACAGCTATTCCCTTTTCAAATCTTAATCGCTGCAACATAAAAGTAGGGTCAGATACACTTTAATTAGGTTGCTAATAGCCAGTGCTCATTAACACTGACCCCATTGGGCTAAGCGGTTGCAATTTAATGTGTATCTGACCCTACTTATTACAATTTAATGTGTATCTGACCCTACTTATTACAATTTAATGTGTATCTGACCCTACTTATTACACTAGCAGTTCGCTCAACTGCTGGATGTGAATTTTTTTGGTTTACTGACAGCTTAAAACTGACAGCTTCTAACTGATTTTTTTCTAATTGGTCTGATTATTGCTTTTCAAAAGATATGTCAAAAAATTATCCCTAAGAGCTCATGCAGTTAGCCGCAACTTTTAATAATTTAAAAAAACAAAAACTTAACCTACTTTCAGGTCTAGGCACACCATTCCTCGTGATGGCGGCGCTGGGTATGGTTATTTTACCTATGCCAGCATTATTGCTAGATATTCTCTTTTCTTTCAATATTGCGCTGTCACTGGTGGTTTTATTAATCACGGTTTATACCTTAAAACCACTGGAATTTGGTTCTTTCCCGGCGGTACTGTTAATTGCGACTATTTTGCGCTTAGCGCTTAATGTTGCCAGTACGCGTGTGGTCTTACTGGAGGGGCATGAAGGTCCCGATGCGGCAGGGAAAGTTATTGAAGCTTTTGGCTCGGTTGTTATTGGTGGCAATTATGCGGTTGGTTTAGTAGTTTTTTCTATTCTAATTATTATCAATTTCGTTGTAGTTACCAAAGGTGCAGGACGTATTGCTGAAGTCACCGCGCGCTTTACCTTAGATGCTATGCCAGGCAAGCAAATGGCTATCGATGCGGATTTAAATGCCGGTTTTATCACGGCAGATGAAGCGCGTGAACGCCGAGTTGAAGTCACCAGTGAAGCCGATTTTTATGGCTCAATGGATGGTGCGAGTAAATTTGTTAAAGGCGATGCTATTGCCGGGATTTTAATTCTCTTTATCAATATTGTCGGCGGTTTAATTATTGGTATGGTCCAGCATGATCTTTCGTTTGATAGTGCGGTAGAAATTTATACGCTATTAACTATCGGCGATGGTTTAGTAGCACAAATTCCAGGACTATTGCTGTCAGTAGGAACGGCAATCGTCGTTACTCGTCAAAACACTTCTCAAGACATGGGCGAGCAAGTAAGTAGTCAACTTGGGCAAGGTAAATCACTTTATATTGCTTCAGGCGTTATGTTCGTTATGGGTATAGTGCCAGGTATGCCACACGTTGCCTTTTTAACGTTTGCGGTATTAATTGGCGGCGTTGCCTTTTTTAGCAGCAAATACAAGGTGGCTAAAGCTGCGCAGCTTGTCGAAGATAGTCAAGTGGCCGAAGCGCAAAATATACAACAAGAAGCTGATGTTAAAGATCTTGGCTGGGACGATGTAAACCATGTGGATATTATCGGTCTTGAAATAGGCTATCGTTTAATTCCCTTGGTGGATAAAGCCCAAGGTGGCGAATTGCTTAATCGTATTAAAGGTGTCAGGAAAAAGCTTTCACAAGAGTTTGGTTTTTTAGTACCTGCGGTACATATTCGCGACAATTTAGATTTAGACCCTAACAGTTATCGTATCTCGCTAATGGGCGTAACTGTTGGAGAAGCAGAAATTCGCCATGATAATGAGTTAGCTATTAATCCAGGTCAAGTCTTTGGCAAGCTCGACGGCATTGCGACAAAAGATCCAGCTTTTGGCTTAGA includes the following:
- the fliR gene encoding flagellar biosynthetic protein FliR: MEFTESVINQSMADFLLPLARISAMVMSMIGLGAKAIPGRVKLFFCLAITVAVMPALPPARVDNLFSLATALLIGEQMIIGIMLGFVTVMVVNTFTLAGQIIAMQTGLGFASLVDPASGTSVPAVGQFFLILSSLLFWAMDGHLAYLQFVVASFDTIPIPAPEFSSIKFKEIAEWGGWMFATALSLAIAPLTAMLLINFSFGIMTRAAPQLNIFAIGFPITMCAGLLIMWLTMGNFYSHFVMQWQRALDFSCYLIDCGAAP
- the flhB gene encoding flagellar biosynthesis protein FlhB, whose protein sequence is MAESDSGEKTEEPTAKKLSDARKKGQIARSKDLGTMFVLVGAALAIMLLGSSLVEGLSTMMTRLFSLNRRETMDVHALYQVASDGVSAIMVPFLWIHIIIVFAALIGNMILGGISFSWQAMAPKASKLSPMAGFKRMFGVQAYVELIKSILKFFVVFISAYLLLSSLFGQIVNLSTENIPNNFSHAVSLLMWMFLALALSIGIIVVIDAPYQVWNHNRQLKMSKQEIKDEMKNSEGSPETKGRVRRAQYEMSQRRMMQDVPQSDVVITNPTHYSVALKYDAEVGGAPVLVAKGIDEMALHIRTIAKEHNIEIVASPALARSLYYTAEPNEEIPEQLFAAVAQILAFIFQLNAHKKGKARRPKAVAKNLPIPDEFRY
- the flhA gene encoding flagellar biosynthesis protein FlhA — translated: MQLAATFNNLKKQKLNLLSGLGTPFLVMAALGMVILPMPALLLDILFSFNIALSLVVLLITVYTLKPLEFGSFPAVLLIATILRLALNVASTRVVLLEGHEGPDAAGKVIEAFGSVVIGGNYAVGLVVFSILIIINFVVVTKGAGRIAEVTARFTLDAMPGKQMAIDADLNAGFITADEARERRVEVTSEADFYGSMDGASKFVKGDAIAGILILFINIVGGLIIGMVQHDLSFDSAVEIYTLLTIGDGLVAQIPGLLLSVGTAIVVTRQNTSQDMGEQVSSQLGQGKSLYIASGVMFVMGIVPGMPHVAFLTFAVLIGGVAFFSSKYKVAKAAQLVEDSQVAEAQNIQQEADVKDLGWDDVNHVDIIGLEIGYRLIPLVDKAQGGELLNRIKGVRKKLSQEFGFLVPAVHIRDNLDLDPNSYRISLMGVTVGEAEIRHDNELAINPGQVFGKLDGIATKDPAFGLDAVWIKQDQREHAQSLGYTVVDAATVLATHLSQILTNNTAQLLGHEEVQNLLDMLEKSYPKLIEGLIPDVLSLGTIVKVLQNLMNEGVAVRDMRSIIQTLVEYGPKSQDPEVLTAAVRITLRKFIVQELVGPTVEVPVITLSPELEQMLHQSMQMAGDDGAGIEPGLAERLQKSLTEGAQQQEMAGDTPILLTSGILRSVLAKFVKYTIPGLRVISYQEIPDDKQIKIVSAIGQ